DNA sequence from the Nakaseomyces glabratus chromosome E, complete sequence genome:
GTTTGAGTATGTCGTGGACGTCACAGAGCCCGCTCTTCTGCGAGCTGCCTGTGTGCTGTGGTTATTGTTCTGGGCGTCTTCTGCAAACATGGCTAGCCGCTGCCTCAGCCGTGTGTTCTCGAGCTTCAAGGTCTCAATCTCCTTCAAAAGTTTCACCACAATGGCATCTTGCTCTTTCTCCATCTCATTGATGATCTGCTCTCGGGACAGCCTCCTGGCCTTAACAGGTACGTCTTGCATTGCTGAAAACTTGGCGAATTGTGTTCTTTGTTGTCGTCTATGCTCTTTTTAATGACACATTCCGCCCCCATAGGGGAAGATTCTCCACCCGACCATTGTTTCCCACTGTCTTTTATACAGTCAAGCCACATTGGATTTCCCCATTTTGCGTCATCTCATCGCACTCTTCACACAAACGTGTGTCATCGTTGCACACAACTTCCACAACAGTTGAGCTCTCAACCACTACTGCATATTTGGCATTGCAGGCCCATTGCATTGCCAACATTTCCCATCACCTGCACACCCAAAGAAtcacacacacatacaATTGCAAGCTCACCAATGTAATCATCCTTTACCATTACAATGCAGCATCAAGTACAGCCTGGCTTTGACTTGCCATGATCCAACAACCTCACCACTGTTCTGGTACTGGCCACATTACTGGTACGGCACAACAGCCCTAATGATAGACTGTAAGTATAGCAATAAAGTTTCTTTCAACTTATATAGGTACATGTATTCACCGCGG
Encoded proteins:
- the RTS3 gene encoding Rts3p (CAGL0E03267g~Ortholog(s) have cytoplasm, nucleus localization) — its product is MQDVPVKARRLSREQIINEMEKEQDAIVVKLLKEIETLKLENTRLRQRLAMFAEDAQNNNHSTQAARRRAGSVTSTTYSNSAILTDDEEDEDHNGHRRDSFLRVPVSPTHSRQASMSSSASSSSNRRPSLVVKEQRQLELLEFRKRNASLSKKK